A region of Pseudomonas putida DNA encodes the following proteins:
- a CDS encoding O-antigen translocase, protein MTLIRTSLLNAIAVAVKMATLLGLNKVLALYVGPSGYAAIGQLQNAVTMFTTLASGAVSTGVTKYTAEFAEQPELQRKIWKTAGTLSVLVSLLLAVFIIVLRKPLASWFFNDESLATVLLWFAATLVFFAFNSLLLGVLNGKKDVARYVLANILGSLISLVVTCALTIQLGLYGALVALAVYQSLSFVATLLICMRTPWFRLADFFGGLDRLALARLSKFALMAVVTACSLPVCHVFLRDYLGNTFGWEQAGYWEAMWRLSSAYLMLITTTLAVYYLPRLSELADAGELRREILQGYKLILPMTIFAGLVIYLLRDFIILVLFSESFLPMRELFAWQMVGDSLKIASWLMAYLMLGKALTRLYLVTEILATLSLYGLTVYLTQLWGYEKVTLAYAVNYLLYAIVMYFTVFRRLPSIVANSARS, encoded by the coding sequence ATGACCCTGATCAGAACTAGCCTGCTCAATGCCATCGCGGTCGCGGTGAAGATGGCCACCTTGTTGGGCCTCAACAAGGTGCTGGCCCTGTACGTAGGGCCGTCTGGCTACGCGGCCATCGGCCAACTGCAAAATGCGGTGACGATGTTCACCACCCTGGCCAGCGGTGCCGTCAGCACCGGCGTTACCAAATACACGGCGGAATTCGCCGAACAGCCCGAGCTGCAACGCAAGATATGGAAAACCGCCGGGACACTGTCGGTGCTGGTGTCGCTGCTGCTTGCGGTGTTCATCATCGTGCTGCGCAAGCCCCTGGCCAGCTGGTTCTTCAATGACGAATCGCTGGCTACGGTGTTGCTTTGGTTTGCCGCAACCCTGGTGTTTTTTGCGTTCAACTCGTTGCTGCTGGGTGTGCTCAATGGCAAGAAGGATGTGGCCCGCTATGTGCTGGCCAATATCCTCGGTAGCCTGATTTCGCTGGTCGTCACCTGTGCGCTGACCATTCAGCTAGGGCTGTATGGTGCATTGGTGGCCCTGGCGGTGTACCAGTCCTTGAGTTTTGTGGCCACTTTGCTGATCTGCATGCGCACCCCATGGTTCCGCCTTGCCGACTTTTTTGGTGGCCTGGACCGGCTAGCGCTGGCCCGGCTCTCGAAGTTTGCCCTGATGGCCGTGGTCACGGCCTGTTCGCTGCCGGTTTGCCATGTGTTCCTGCGGGACTACCTGGGCAACACGTTCGGCTGGGAGCAAGCCGGGTACTGGGAGGCCATGTGGCGTCTGAGCTCAGCGTACCTGATGCTGATCACCACCACCCTGGCGGTGTATTACCTGCCGAGGCTTTCCGAACTGGCGGATGCCGGTGAGCTGCGCCGGGAAATCCTGCAGGGCTACAAGCTGATCCTGCCCATGACCATTTTCGCCGGGCTGGTGATCTACCTGCTGCGGGACTTCATCATCCTGGTGCTGTTCTCTGAGTCGTTCCTGCCGATGCGCGAGTTGTTCGCCTGGCAAATGGTGGGCGACAGCCTGAAGATCGCCAGCTGGCTGATGGCGTACTTGATGTTGGGCAAGGCCTTGACGCGGTTGTACCTGGTGACTGAAATCCTTGCCACGCTGTCGCTGTATGGCTTGACCGTGTACCTCACGCAACTCTGGGGGTATGAGAAGGTCACACTTGCCTACGCCGTCAATTACCTGTTGTACGCGATAGTCATGTATTTCACGGTTTTCCGGCGTCTACCGTCGATTGTCGCTAATTCGGCTCGGAGCTGA
- a CDS encoding glycosyltransferase family 4 protein: MKTLHFVHLLNDYSGSPRVLNQTITALQQSGADCTLHVGSSGHGVLDELQVPTCKFAYKRFDNRWLTLLAYAGSQVALFFSLLRRVRPGSVVLVNTMLPFGAALAARLRGAKVVYHVHETSIRPAVLKAFLRRVIAGCASKVVYVSKYLQAQEAVAGVPSVTVYNGLAEGFQQQAMATPYQHLHGGRFNVLMLASLKAYKGVDEFVALACALAADPLMKFTLVLNASPQEVDHYFAGMALPANLTLSPASADVARFYREASLVLNLSHVDGWVETFGLTILEAMAFGIPTIVPPVGGPVELVSDGVEGYQIDSKNHEQLVRTVARLSQDPQACQALSERARMKASEFSTANFQKNIVMVFDDL, from the coding sequence ATGAAAACCTTGCACTTTGTCCATCTGCTCAATGACTACAGCGGCAGCCCCCGGGTACTGAACCAGACCATTACCGCGCTGCAGCAAAGTGGCGCCGACTGCACCCTGCATGTGGGCTCCAGCGGCCACGGCGTGCTTGACGAGCTGCAGGTGCCGACCTGCAAGTTTGCCTACAAGCGCTTCGATAACCGCTGGCTGACCTTGCTGGCGTATGCCGGCTCACAGGTGGCGTTGTTCTTCAGTTTGTTGCGCCGAGTGCGGCCGGGGTCGGTTGTACTGGTCAACACCATGCTGCCCTTTGGTGCCGCCCTGGCTGCCCGCTTGCGCGGTGCCAAGGTGGTTTACCATGTACACGAAACCTCCATCCGGCCTGCTGTGCTCAAGGCGTTTTTACGCCGGGTGATCGCCGGCTGTGCCAGCAAGGTGGTCTACGTCTCCAAGTATCTGCAGGCACAAGAGGCAGTGGCCGGGGTGCCGTCGGTGACCGTGTACAACGGCCTGGCCGAGGGTTTCCAGCAGCAGGCCATGGCCACGCCTTACCAGCACCTGCACGGGGGGCGCTTCAATGTACTGATGCTGGCGTCGTTGAAAGCTTACAAGGGGGTGGACGAATTCGTCGCGCTGGCCTGCGCACTGGCCGCCGACCCCTTGATGAAGTTTACCCTGGTGCTCAACGCCAGCCCGCAGGAAGTGGACCATTACTTCGCCGGCATGGCGCTGCCAGCAAACCTCACGCTGAGCCCGGCGAGTGCCGATGTGGCGCGGTTTTACCGCGAAGCCAGCCTGGTGCTTAACCTCTCCCATGTGGATGGCTGGGTAGAAACCTTCGGCCTGACCATTCTTGAGGCCATGGCCTTTGGCATACCCACCATCGTGCCGCCGGTAGGTGGCCCGGTCGAACTGGTAAGCGATGGTGTAGAGGGCTACCAGATCGATTCGAAGAACCATGAACAGCTGGTGCGCACGGTTGCGCGCCTGTCGCAAGACCCTCAGGCGTGCCAAGCGTTGTCTGAGCGAGCACGTATGAAAGCGAGTGAGTTTTCCACCGCCAACTTCCAGAAAAATATCGTGATGGTGTTTGATGACCTATAA
- a CDS encoding LPS O-antigen chain length determinant protein WzzB — MRNDLERHSSNSDEVDLLEFLEGVWRQKFLIFLVTIAVTAVAVAYALLAKPVYEAKLFLAAPSSSDIADLNYGRTRQTGLEPFTSRKVFDTFIEHLNGETLRRQFFKEVYLPSLPAGQGTQGALYAAFNSAFDVVQLAGEPARAYVAFRGRDPAVASKWAAAYVDKASDAAKVEVLHDATKEAEVRASALQLEVDNLRENGQLQREDKIIRLQEALRIATTIGLENPPLISGEVSKALSSKMDGELTYMRGSKALAAEIANLQQRKSEDPFIAELREVQTKQQFYQGIVATKRTVSVYQLDGTIEQPDVPIKPRRNLIIALGVVVGFGLGCLVATLRYALQNVQRRRA; from the coding sequence ATGCGCAATGACCTTGAGCGCCACAGTAGTAATAGTGATGAAGTTGACCTGTTGGAGTTTCTGGAGGGGGTGTGGCGGCAAAAGTTTCTCATCTTTCTAGTGACGATTGCTGTCACCGCGGTTGCCGTGGCTTATGCACTGTTGGCCAAGCCGGTTTATGAGGCCAAACTTTTTCTGGCGGCACCGTCATCCAGTGATATTGCCGACCTGAACTATGGGCGTACCCGGCAGACCGGGCTGGAGCCTTTCACGTCCCGGAAGGTCTTTGATACCTTCATCGAACATTTGAACGGTGAGACCCTGCGCCGTCAGTTCTTCAAAGAAGTTTACTTGCCTTCCCTGCCTGCGGGGCAGGGTACACAAGGCGCATTGTATGCAGCGTTCAACAGCGCCTTTGACGTCGTGCAATTGGCGGGTGAGCCGGCGCGGGCCTACGTGGCCTTCCGCGGTCGTGACCCGGCCGTGGCGTCGAAGTGGGCTGCCGCCTATGTCGACAAGGCCAGTGACGCCGCCAAGGTCGAGGTGTTGCACGATGCGACCAAGGAGGCTGAGGTCCGCGCCAGCGCGCTGCAGTTGGAGGTCGACAACCTGCGTGAAAACGGCCAGCTTCAACGTGAAGACAAGATCATTCGCTTGCAAGAGGCGTTGCGTATTGCAACTACTATTGGCCTGGAAAACCCACCGCTGATTAGCGGGGAAGTGTCCAAGGCGTTGTCGTCGAAGATGGACGGCGAACTGACGTATATGCGTGGCAGCAAGGCGTTGGCCGCTGAAATCGCTAATTTGCAACAGCGTAAAAGCGAAGATCCCTTTATTGCTGAGCTCCGGGAAGTGCAAACGAAACAGCAGTTCTATCAGGGGATCGTTGCGACCAAGCGAACGGTGAGTGTCTATCAACTGGACGGGACGATAGAACAGCCGGATGTGCCGATTAAGCCACGGCGCAACTTGATTATTGCGCTGGGTGTGGTTGTTGGTTTTGGCCTGGGCTGCCTGGTAGCGACCCTGCGATATGCCCTGCAAAATGTGCAAAGGCGTCGGGCCTGA
- a CDS encoding DegT/DnrJ/EryC1/StrS family aminotransferase yields the protein MVKFLDLQGVNAQYRQALIDACTDVIDSGWYIMGEKLKQFEAQFASYCGVKHCIGVANGLDALTLTLRAWKLLGRIAEGDEVVVPANTYIATILAITENKLVPVLVEPDEGSFNLGAHNLAQALTPRTRVIMPVHLYGRLADMPAINAFAGEHDLLVLEDSAQSHGAELDGRRAGAWGDASGFSFYPGKNLGALGDAGAVTTNDDALAETLKSLRNYGSHVKYMNMFQGVNSRLDELQAALLSVKLPYLDEETRLRQQVAQQYLAGIRNPAIQLPDPGAAGQHAWHLFVVRSDCREQLQQHLAQQGVQTLVHYPIPPHRQQAYPQLADLSLPLTERLHEQVLSLPMDPTLTASSVQHVIDACNSFSRP from the coding sequence ATGGTTAAGTTTCTCGATCTGCAGGGTGTGAATGCGCAATACCGTCAGGCATTGATTGATGCCTGCACCGATGTCATCGACTCGGGCTGGTACATCATGGGCGAAAAACTCAAGCAGTTTGAGGCCCAGTTCGCCAGCTACTGCGGGGTGAAGCACTGCATTGGTGTGGCCAACGGCCTGGACGCCCTGACCCTGACTTTGCGTGCCTGGAAACTGCTGGGCCGTATCGCCGAGGGCGACGAGGTAGTGGTGCCTGCCAACACCTATATCGCGACCATCCTCGCGATTACCGAGAACAAGCTGGTACCTGTGCTGGTGGAGCCCGATGAGGGCAGCTTCAACCTGGGGGCACACAACTTGGCGCAAGCACTGACGCCGCGCACGCGCGTGATCATGCCTGTGCACCTGTACGGGCGACTGGCCGACATGCCCGCGATCAACGCATTCGCCGGTGAGCATGATCTATTGGTGCTGGAAGACTCTGCTCAGTCCCACGGTGCCGAGCTGGACGGTCGCCGGGCGGGTGCCTGGGGCGATGCGTCGGGCTTCAGTTTCTACCCGGGCAAGAACCTGGGGGCGCTGGGTGACGCCGGTGCGGTCACCACCAACGACGATGCGCTGGCCGAGACGCTGAAGTCGCTGCGCAACTATGGTTCGCACGTGAAGTACATGAACATGTTCCAAGGGGTGAACAGCCGCCTGGATGAACTGCAGGCTGCCTTGTTGAGCGTGAAGCTGCCGTACCTGGATGAAGAGACACGGCTGCGCCAGCAAGTTGCGCAGCAGTACCTGGCTGGCATTCGTAACCCGGCCATCCAGTTGCCTGATCCGGGCGCTGCCGGCCAGCATGCCTGGCACCTGTTCGTGGTGCGCAGCGATTGCCGTGAGCAGTTGCAGCAGCACTTGGCACAGCAGGGTGTACAAACCCTGGTGCACTACCCCATACCGCCGCACCGGCAGCAAGCCTATCCTCAGCTGGCCGACCTGTCGCTGCCGCTGACCGAACGCCTGCATGAGCAGGTGCTGAGCCTGCCCATGGACCCGACCCTGACTGCGTCCTCAGTCCAGCACGTCATTGACGCCTGCAACAGCTTCTCGCGTCCTTGA
- a CDS encoding DUF1972 domain-containing protein — MTYKIAVIGTVGLPAQYGGWETLTEQLVRNLPSDCELSVYCSAPHYPERPTFFERARLVYINLKANGIQSIPYDVLSMLHAYRKHDLMLILGVSGCIALPFIRLLTRKPIVVNIDGYEWKRAKWSNFARWFLKLSEAMAVRFAHAVITDNKVLQEYVTAQYNKASELIAYGGDQARAGEPTAHARQAYPFLVAPYAFTVCRIEPENNIHVILEAFAGSGMPLVIIGNWNHSDYGVQLRKQYEGVNGIYLLDPIYEVEQLSPLRSNATVYLHGHSAGGTNPSLVEAMWLGLPIVAFDVSFNRATTEDQALYFADSASLRNHAQALMEDESRRAQLAERLHEIANRRYRWSVVADQYRAVFTRLLSRAGRG; from the coding sequence ATGACCTATAAGATTGCAGTGATTGGAACGGTAGGTTTGCCGGCTCAATACGGTGGCTGGGAAACACTGACCGAACAATTGGTGCGCAACCTGCCGAGTGACTGCGAACTCAGCGTGTATTGCAGTGCGCCACATTACCCTGAGCGCCCGACGTTTTTCGAGCGTGCCCGTCTGGTGTACATCAATCTTAAAGCCAACGGTATTCAGAGTATTCCTTACGATGTTCTGAGTATGCTGCACGCCTACCGCAAGCATGACCTGATGCTGATTCTCGGTGTCTCCGGTTGTATTGCCCTGCCGTTTATCCGTCTACTGACCCGCAAGCCAATCGTGGTCAATATCGATGGCTATGAATGGAAGCGGGCCAAGTGGTCGAACTTCGCCCGCTGGTTCCTGAAGTTGTCGGAAGCGATGGCAGTGCGTTTCGCCCATGCGGTCATCACCGATAACAAAGTGCTGCAGGAATACGTAACCGCGCAATACAACAAGGCCAGCGAACTGATTGCCTATGGCGGTGACCAGGCCAGGGCGGGGGAGCCGACGGCACACGCACGCCAGGCGTACCCCTTCCTTGTGGCGCCCTACGCTTTCACAGTGTGTCGGATCGAGCCTGAGAACAACATCCATGTCATTCTCGAGGCCTTCGCCGGCTCTGGCATGCCGTTGGTGATCATCGGCAACTGGAACCACAGCGATTACGGCGTGCAACTGCGCAAGCAGTATGAAGGGGTGAACGGCATCTACCTGCTAGACCCGATCTACGAAGTGGAGCAACTGAGCCCGCTGCGCAGCAACGCAACGGTATACCTGCATGGCCACAGTGCCGGAGGTACCAACCCCTCGCTGGTCGAAGCCATGTGGTTAGGCTTGCCTATTGTTGCCTTCGATGTTTCGTTCAACCGCGCCACCACCGAAGATCAGGCCTTGTACTTTGCCGACAGCGCCTCCTTGCGCAACCATGCGCAAGCGCTGATGGAAGATGAATCGCGGCGTGCGCAGTTGGCCGAGCGTCTGCATGAGATCGCCAATCGCCGCTACCGTTGGTCTGTCGTTGCCGACCAGTATCGGGCCGTGTTCACCCGTCTGCTGAGCCGGGCGGGGAGAGGGTGA
- a CDS encoding MBL fold metallo-hydrolase, with amino-acid sequence MEYPVLSHHGGTRGVTGSCHQLHLGHATSLLIDCGLEQGVDAPSDAGAAPLGFEVSGIQALIVTHVHLDHVGRIPALLAAGYRGPILCSEPSAKLLPVVLEDAFRLSVSREPVHVAHYLALLDELIVPVPFEHWHDLVDPTGLTCRIRLQRAGHLLGSAYAECHVENEQGSTRYVFSGDLGPSANPLLRPLQPPERADVLVLESTYGDRLHPCLGDRRQRLEAAIDRALADKGAILIPAFSLGRTQELLYELEDILHHKSLLRGSDGATGEDSLDWSQLPIILDSPLAQRITSIYSQLHDYWNEEARARLDEGRDPLGFTQLISVDTHARHQQVVNYLKSTGRPAIVIAGNGMCSGGRIVNYFKAMLGDPRHEVMFVGYQGKGTPGALIQASEGAEGGVQIDLDGQMHELRAKVMTLPGYSAHADQKGLVRFALGGQVKPASVVLVHGEKGAKKALQRALRQEAERVGVSLAVTIP; translated from the coding sequence ATGGAATATCCCGTCCTTTCCCACCACGGTGGGACCCGAGGCGTAACCGGGTCCTGTCACCAGCTTCATCTGGGTCACGCTACCAGCCTGCTGATCGATTGTGGTCTGGAGCAAGGGGTCGATGCGCCATCGGATGCTGGGGCCGCACCGCTGGGTTTCGAGGTGAGTGGCATTCAGGCGCTGATCGTCACACACGTGCATCTCGACCACGTTGGCCGCATCCCGGCACTTCTGGCCGCCGGTTACCGCGGCCCCATCCTCTGCAGTGAGCCATCTGCCAAGCTTCTTCCGGTAGTACTGGAGGATGCCTTCCGCTTGAGTGTCAGCCGTGAGCCGGTGCATGTGGCGCATTATCTCGCCCTTCTCGATGAGCTGATCGTACCGGTGCCGTTCGAGCATTGGCATGACCTTGTAGACCCTACCGGGCTCACTTGCCGTATCCGCTTGCAGCGGGCTGGCCATCTGCTGGGGTCTGCCTATGCGGAATGCCATGTGGAAAATGAGCAGGGTAGTACGCGTTACGTGTTCTCGGGCGACCTTGGTCCATCTGCCAATCCCTTGCTGCGCCCGCTGCAGCCCCCAGAGCGAGCAGATGTGCTGGTGCTCGAAAGCACTTATGGCGATCGCCTGCACCCCTGTCTTGGCGACCGCAGGCAGAGGCTCGAAGCAGCCATCGATCGCGCCCTGGCTGACAAGGGAGCGATTCTTATCCCGGCATTCAGTTTGGGCAGAACCCAGGAGTTGTTATACGAGCTTGAAGACATCCTTCACCATAAGTCCCTGCTCAGAGGTTCGGATGGTGCTACTGGTGAGGATTCACTCGACTGGTCACAACTGCCCATCATTCTTGACTCTCCTTTGGCCCAGCGCATCACTTCGATTTACTCGCAGTTGCATGATTACTGGAATGAGGAAGCCAGAGCTCGTTTGGACGAAGGCCGCGACCCGCTTGGTTTCACGCAGCTGATCAGCGTGGACACCCATGCCAGGCATCAGCAAGTGGTTAATTACCTCAAGAGCACTGGGCGCCCGGCGATAGTCATTGCCGGCAACGGCATGTGCTCGGGTGGGCGCATCGTCAATTACTTCAAGGCCATGCTGGGTGATCCCCGGCACGAGGTGATGTTCGTCGGCTATCAGGGCAAAGGCACACCGGGGGCGTTGATACAGGCGAGCGAGGGGGCAGAAGGGGGCGTGCAGATCGACCTGGATGGGCAGATGCACGAACTGCGGGCAAAGGTCATGACCTTGCCGGGTTATTCGGCGCACGCCGACCAGAAAGGCTTGGTGAGGTTCGCCCTGGGTGGTCAGGTGAAGCCCGCCAGCGTGGTGTTGGTGCATGGCGAAAAAGGCGCGAAAAAGGCGCTGCAAAGGGCTTTGCGTCAGGAGGCTGAGCGGGTGGGTGTGAGCCTGGCGGTTACCATACCCTGA
- a CDS encoding MraY family glycosyltransferase: MTAWWLIPLVAGASLLLTAALRRYALNKQIIDVPNARSSHTVPTPRGGGVAIVLSFLACLPVLGLVGAVPLPELVAIGGAGALIAVIGFMDDHGHIAARWRLLGHFAAAAWMLYWLGGLAPLQVFGFSVDLQWFGYLLAAFYCVWMLNLYNFMDGIDGIASVEAVTACLGMVLLSALAGAPQLMPLPLLLAAATLGFLFWNFPPAKIFMGDAGSGFLGIVLAGLSLQAAWAAPQLFWCWLILLGVFVVDATFTLIRRLLRGDKVYEAHRSHAYQFASRHYGKHLPVTLAVAGLNLFWLLPVALCVLLLGLDGVWGVIIGYLPLAYLAVRWRAGELEH; this comes from the coding sequence ATGACGGCATGGTGGCTTATTCCCCTTGTTGCAGGGGCATCCCTGCTTTTGACCGCAGCACTGCGGCGCTACGCCCTGAACAAGCAGATCATCGACGTGCCCAATGCGCGCAGTTCACACACCGTGCCCACCCCACGGGGCGGCGGTGTGGCGATTGTGCTGAGTTTTCTGGCCTGCCTGCCGGTGCTGGGCCTGGTGGGTGCAGTGCCACTGCCGGAGCTGGTCGCCATTGGCGGGGCAGGTGCGCTGATCGCGGTGATCGGCTTCATGGACGACCACGGCCATATCGCCGCCCGCTGGCGCTTGCTCGGCCACTTTGCCGCAGCCGCCTGGATGTTGTACTGGCTGGGAGGCCTGGCGCCGTTGCAGGTATTCGGCTTCAGCGTTGACCTGCAGTGGTTCGGCTATCTGTTGGCGGCTTTCTACTGCGTGTGGATGCTCAACTTGTACAACTTCATGGACGGCATCGACGGCATTGCCAGTGTCGAAGCCGTCACCGCCTGCTTGGGGATGGTGCTGCTGTCGGCCCTGGCCGGCGCGCCGCAGCTGATGCCGCTGCCGCTGTTACTGGCCGCTGCCACGCTCGGTTTCCTGTTCTGGAACTTCCCCCCAGCCAAGATCTTCATGGGCGATGCTGGCAGCGGCTTCCTCGGCATCGTGCTCGCGGGGTTGTCGCTGCAGGCTGCCTGGGCAGCGCCGCAGTTGTTCTGGTGCTGGCTGATCCTGCTGGGCGTGTTTGTGGTGGATGCCACCTTCACCCTGATCCGCCGCCTGCTGCGTGGTGACAAGGTGTACGAAGCTCACCGCAGCCATGCCTACCAGTTCGCCTCGCGCCATTACGGCAAACACTTGCCGGTGACACTGGCGGTGGCCGGGCTCAACCTGTTCTGGTTGCTGCCGGTGGCCCTGTGTGTGCTGTTGCTGGGCCTGGACGGCGTGTGGGGCGTGATCATCGGCTACCTGCCATTGGCGTATCTGGCCGTGCGCTGGCGCGCCGGTGAACTCGAACACTAG
- a CDS encoding acyltransferase: protein MMHALLERLVLLVKKRHLTVDRRISSGYLLGLFVTKLVMACRGVIRLRRRQLAFIGSGVTLKEVGKIEYGPGLVIDQGCFVDALSNDGIRFGTAVSLNKQIIIECTGSLANIGKGLVIGDNVGLGAGCFLGCAGGIEIGSDTIIGNFVSFHSENHNFEDPHQPIRLQGVTRQGIKVGRNCWIGAKVTVLDGAVIEDGCVFAAGAVVAAGVYRKNSIYGGVPAKFIKARVAEEGVA from the coding sequence ATGATGCATGCCTTGCTCGAAAGGCTGGTGCTGTTGGTCAAGAAACGCCACTTGACGGTCGACCGACGCATCTCGTCGGGCTACTTGCTGGGGCTGTTCGTGACCAAGCTGGTGATGGCTTGCCGCGGCGTGATCCGTCTGCGCCGGCGCCAGCTGGCGTTCATTGGCTCGGGGGTGACCCTGAAGGAAGTCGGCAAGATCGAGTACGGCCCTGGGCTGGTGATCGACCAGGGCTGTTTCGTCGATGCCTTGTCCAATGACGGCATCCGCTTCGGCACTGCTGTGTCGCTGAACAAGCAGATCATCATCGAGTGCACTGGCAGCCTGGCCAACATCGGCAAAGGCCTGGTGATCGGTGACAACGTCGGCCTTGGCGCTGGCTGCTTCCTGGGGTGCGCCGGCGGCATCGAAATTGGCAGCGACACCATAATCGGCAACTTCGTCAGCTTCCATTCGGAAAACCACAACTTTGAGGACCCGCACCAGCCCATCCGCCTGCAGGGCGTGACTCGCCAGGGCATCAAAGTGGGTCGCAACTGCTGGATCGGCGCCAAGGTGACCGTGCTCGATGGTGCGGTGATCGAGGACGGTTGCGTGTTCGCCGCAGGGGCGGTGGTGGCGGCGGGGGTATACCGCAAGAACTCGATTTATGGCGGTGTGCCGGCCAAGTTCATCAAGGCGCGTGTCGCTGAAGAAGGGGTGGCATGA
- a CDS encoding UDP-glucose 4-epimerase family protein, whose amino-acid sequence MADQDNAQHRAILVTGGSGFVGKALLERLAGNPVWATRALVRKPPVQRVQAVDYRLFTELSAIDATSKHLEQVDTVIHLASRVHVMHETAENPLAEFRRVNVEGTLALARTAIAAGVRRFVFVSSVKVNGETTDGRLPFLADEAPAPLDPYGISKREAEDGLRLLATQSALEVVIVRPVLVYGPGVKANFHNMMKWLSKGVPLPFGAIHNKRSLVALDNLVDLLVTCIDHPAAANQTFLASDGEDLSTTQLLQRLGRALGKPARLLPVPDALIKGAAKLAGKGGLSQRLCGSLQVDIAKNRELLGWVPPLDVDQALRATANNFLKEQDK is encoded by the coding sequence ATGGCCGACCAGGACAACGCCCAGCACCGAGCGATTCTAGTGACCGGTGGCAGCGGATTCGTAGGCAAGGCCCTGCTCGAACGTCTGGCCGGCAACCCGGTATGGGCAACAAGGGCGCTGGTCAGAAAGCCGCCAGTGCAGCGGGTGCAGGCCGTCGATTACCGCCTGTTTACTGAGCTGTCGGCAATCGACGCCACTTCGAAGCATTTAGAGCAGGTCGACACCGTGATCCATCTTGCGTCGCGGGTCCACGTGATGCATGAAACCGCTGAAAACCCCCTGGCTGAGTTTCGCCGGGTCAATGTCGAGGGCACGCTGGCGCTTGCCCGGACGGCAATTGCAGCGGGCGTCCGGCGTTTTGTTTTTGTAAGCTCGGTCAAGGTCAACGGAGAGACCACCGACGGCCGTTTGCCCTTTCTGGCCGACGAGGCGCCCGCACCGCTGGACCCGTATGGTATCTCCAAACGCGAAGCCGAAGATGGCCTGCGGTTGTTGGCGACGCAGAGTGCGCTTGAAGTGGTGATCGTGCGCCCCGTCCTGGTATATGGGCCGGGAGTCAAAGCCAACTTCCACAACATGATGAAATGGCTCAGCAAGGGCGTGCCTCTGCCCTTTGGCGCCATTCACAACAAGCGCAGCCTGGTGGCGCTGGATAACCTGGTGGACCTGCTGGTGACGTGCATTGACCACCCGGCAGCGGCTAACCAGACCTTTCTTGCCAGCGATGGGGAAGACCTCTCCACGACTCAGTTGCTTCAGCGACTGGGCCGGGCACTGGGCAAGCCTGCAAGGCTGCTGCCGGTTCCCGATGCCTTGATCAAGGGCGCGGCAAAGCTGGCAGGCAAGGGCGGGTTATCCCAGCGCCTGTGCGGATCGCTGCAGGTGGACATCGCCAAGAACCGTGAACTTCTGGGCTGGGTACCGCCGCTTGATGTCGACCAGGCACTGCGGGCCACGGCTAACAACTTCCTGAAAGAGCAAGACAAATGA
- a CDS encoding acyltransferase encodes MPSIHQLADVQSDAIGEGTRVWQFVVIMKGAQIGRNCNLCAHTLIEGDVVLGDNVTVKSGVYLWDGTRVADDVFIGPNATFTNDAMPRSKHYPEQFNGIRLERGASIGANATLLPGVVVGEYAMVGAGAVVTKDVPPYAVVVGNPAKIIRVIDRNG; translated from the coding sequence ATGCCTAGCATTCATCAACTGGCAGATGTGCAAAGTGATGCCATCGGCGAAGGCACCAGAGTCTGGCAATTCGTGGTGATCATGAAAGGTGCGCAGATCGGGCGTAATTGCAACCTGTGCGCACATACCCTGATTGAGGGCGATGTGGTGCTGGGCGATAACGTGACGGTCAAGTCCGGCGTTTACCTGTGGGACGGTACGCGCGTTGCGGATGACGTATTCATCGGCCCCAACGCCACCTTTACCAACGATGCGATGCCGCGCTCCAAGCACTACCCGGAGCAGTTCAACGGTATTCGCCTGGAGCGCGGGGCCAGCATTGGTGCGAATGCCACCTTGCTGCCAGGCGTTGTCGTTGGCGAGTACGCCATGGTGGGGGCCGGGGCGGTCGTGACCAAAGACGTCCCGCCCTATGCAGTGGTTGTAGGGAATCCAGCAAAAATTATCAGGGTGATAGACCGCAATGGTTAA
- a CDS encoding sugar 3,4-ketoisomerase: protein MSQLELFKVLGDHRGQLVALQALDNVPFAIQRVYYLTETLPGVARGFHAHKALNQLAICVSGRCRMIMDDGANRTDQWLDTFNKGILIPPMVWHEMHDFSPDCVLLVLADAHYDEADYIRDYTTFTELKRDA, encoded by the coding sequence TTGTCCCAGCTCGAACTGTTCAAAGTCCTGGGTGATCACCGCGGCCAGTTGGTGGCCTTGCAAGCCCTGGATAACGTGCCGTTCGCAATCCAGCGTGTCTATTACCTGACCGAGACGCTGCCCGGTGTTGCCCGCGGGTTTCACGCCCACAAGGCGCTCAATCAACTGGCCATCTGTGTGTCTGGGCGCTGCCGGATGATCATGGACGACGGTGCGAACCGCACCGACCAATGGCTGGATACCTTCAACAAAGGCATCCTGATTCCGCCTATGGTCTGGCACGAAATGCATGATTTCAGCCCGGATTGTGTCCTGCTCGTACTGGCCGACGCCCATTACGACGAGGCCGACTACATTCGTGACTACACAACGTTCACGGAGTTGAAACGCGATGCCTAG